In a genomic window of Cynocephalus volans isolate mCynVol1 chromosome 1, mCynVol1.pri, whole genome shotgun sequence:
- the LOC134363720 gene encoding large ribosomal subunit protein eL39-like — MSSHKTFKIKRFLAKKQKQNRPIPQWIQIKTGNKISYNSKRRHWRRTKLGL; from the coding sequence ATGTCTTCTCACAAGACTTTCAAGATCAAGCGATTCCTGGCCAAGAAGCAGAAGCAAAATCGGCCCATTCCCCAGTGGATCCAGATAAAAACTGGCAATAAGATCAGTTACAACTCCAAGAGGAGACACTGGAGAAGAACCAAGCTGGGTCTGTGA